In the genome of Populus nigra chromosome 19, ddPopNigr1.1, whole genome shotgun sequence, the window GCAATTGCTGGTATCATCCAACACGGTGTCCTTCCTTGATGGAGGCACGCAAGCTTGAGCCTCCCCCTTGAAGTAGTTATACGAGAATGTGAAGTTCGTCAAGCTTGACAACCTACAAATGTTCTCAGGCACAAATCCTGTCAGCTTGTTGTCTGCAAGATCCAAGAGTTCAACCTTCTTTAGCCCTGCAAAGCTGGACGGCAAGATTCCTGTGAACCCATTGTGGCTGGCATCAAACACTGTCACATTACCAAGCAGCCCAATTTCTGCTGGGAAGCAACCACCAAGATCATTGCCCATAAAGATGACCTCGTTCAAGTTGGTCATCTTGCCGATGCTGTGGGGAATGCAGCCAGTGAATTTGTTGTTCGCAAATGTGACTACAGAAACTGGGGAGTTGCCTATTGTCTCCGGAATGGTGGATGTGAACCGGTTGTCATTCAAGAACAAAGCATCGAGGTCCTTGTTGAAGAGTTCTGGAGGCAAACTACCTTCGAAATCATTGAATCTGATGTCAAGATACTTGAGGCTTGGCAAGGTTAAAACAACAGAAGGGAATTCGCCAACAAAGCGGTTGTTGCTGACATCAAACTCGTACATGAGTGTGAGCTTGGAAAAGCTCTTGGGGATGATTCCACAAAACCTGTTAGAGTTAATGTGGAACAATGCAACGTCTGTCAAAAGCCCCAATTCAGCTGGAAGGTACCCAGCAATATCAGCACCGTTAAGATCAACACCTGCCATAACGCTTAGACCAGAGTCGTCAAGAGCCGGTGCACAAAACACACCATTATAAGCACACACATCGGCGCCAGCCCAATTGCCAGTTGTATTAAACGGGTCGGAGTACATTGTCTTTTTCCAGGCCTGGAGACCAATATATGCCCTCCTGAGCCTTTGGTTTGCAAAGGTTTCTTTCACATCCACCCCATACTCAAAATCATCGGGAAGTTCACCATTTTCATGTAATGTCAATAGCTGGCGACGAGCAATAGAAGATGCTTCAGCATCAGTTAAGGCAAGAGAGAAGTTTGAGGAAGAAGataagagaaaggaaaaaaagaaaaagcagccCAAGACTCTGAGAGGTTCAGCCATTACTGACTACCCTGGAAGTCCCAAGGCTGCTTATAGGAGGGAATGAATGTGAGAAGGATGTTATATCAAGGAGAAGAAAGGAAAGGTTTGACAGCCATTGAGAGGTTGTGGAAAGAGATCTCCAGTTTTAGGCACCCGAAATTTATGCAGTTTATTGACACCATAGGAATTTGGCTGCACCTCTAATATTAGAACATAGGTTTTGCTTGGATTGTGGGGAACATGACTCAATGAAACTAAACTaagaataactaaaaaattaccAATTGACCGTGTCAATCTGTAACTAATCTTTGGTACCAAAATAACACCTTAAATACTGGAGAAGAACCATTTTGGAGAATAACAGGTGTCACCATCTTCATCTACGTTATTTTTATAGTAACAATGGATCTTTGTGTGGTGCCTGTGGTATTTCAGATAGGTTTATTGGTAGATGATGTGAGGAACTAGTAAGAGTTCGATCCCTTTGCCACCATGGACGCGAGATTCTCTTTTCGaattaacatgattattttctttttctgtctgatgatgaggaaaaaaaaatacctctgTTCCTCCACGTGCTGTCATGGAAAGCAATGTTATGGCTTCTTTCTTTCCTCCGAGCTGCACCAAGGCTGTTAGGATTGGGAAAGAAAGCAAGATTGACATGGTAGCGATAGGAAAGGTAAGAGCACAACCCTATAGTTTGCATCAAATGTGTTGCAAGAGCTATTTTGGAGTGGCATTGTTCCCTGTATTCCATCTTCTTTGGGCACACACTAGTCAATGCATACATACATAAAACAGATGATAATAAAGGTTCAatgcaaaactgaaaaaactacaGTTTATTGGAAAATCCATCtccacaaaaagaaaacactttcattCGCACCCATTAATactcaaaaacttgaaaaaatattaagaaaaacaaaatataataacttCGTCTTAACCCGTGAAACACATTTTTACAAAATTTGCAGACATTGAATGTTGCAAACAGATTTTCTCTAGCACTAAGAACTTCCCGTGACACAACCTGAAGAAACGACGAATGACGACCAGATAAAAATCCCAGAGTATATAAACACCATATGAAGTATCATCTATAAAAATTTCACATTTTCACACCACATCCATGTATACAAGGTATGCAAAGAAGCAACCGAGCACAGGCATGCAACACGACACAGCTTGTTTATCAATCTGTTTCGTGGTCCGGAGCAGGAGAGTACCAAGCAGGGAACCTTCCTTTAGTTCTAAGCATTCTAGTAAATGGTGAATCCGGCATTCTAGCTCTTTCTTCCTCTTCAAGCTCCTCCAGCGATTTTGGCAAACCATCTGGTCTTGGACAcggtctctctctttctttcatcaCATTCGGTGGTGCCGCCATACTGaaagctttctttttccctttgttCATTGATGAAATTCCATGTAAGCACCCAATTAATGACTTAACACCACCAGATTGGATAATTAGCCTCACTACATCCTCTTTCGGTGACTCTCTCTGCAGCGCATCACAACTTGTTAAGACTTTACTTAATGGTTCTCAAGTACTTGACACATATTggattttctctcatttttaagTTTATCCCTCAACTTTTAACAGAACATATCAGAATTGATAAACTGATTCTTAGCAAGCCAACGAACCAGCTCAATCAAATTGAAATCAGTTTAACTAGTTGGCTGCTTGTGTTAAGATTAGTTATTGAATTAATACAGCAACAACAACCAAGCCTCCATCCCAAATTAATTGGGTCGCCAATATGGATCCTTCTATGCCATTACACGGCGATCATATACCAAACTCACCACAATatcaagagattaatataactgAAACTTGTAATTCAAATCTTCCCTTTCACTCTATTTTCAATGATCAATGCTATAAGTAACTTACTTCAAGATCTTTCAGTTCAAAATAAGCTCTCCAGCAGCTATAAGAATCATCCCCTT includes:
- the LOC133679249 gene encoding CCG-binding protein 1, giving the protein MIKSLLLRSFPSPLLVEARDVNRSSKRVVSSTITCSSSRSDDALNIPKLDPFSRTKIERAVKSLPLIQKSENELADYCSTLEGDDSYSCWRAYFELKDLERESPKEDVVRLIIQSGGVKSLIGCLHGISSMNKGKKKAFSMAAPPNVMKERERPCPRPDGLPKSLEELEEEERARMPDSPFTRMLRTKGRFPAWYSPAPDHETD